tttcctttacaaccggacggtagtttgccgaaaggtaatatacgggacaagtgaactggacgtgttgctttcctaatacaaggttagcaagtgggtaacacaaaaccataagtgttgagctaaaattttcaaatctgaaacccacacaacccacaaaaatattttgcaaacaccggtgaagggttattccgaaaaacttgtctaggggtaaaagctagattgaatttttaaaagatcaaatgttttcataaagatccaatttcctaacggatctaaattttcatagtcatgtgggactgtaaaccgcctttcaaatgtgcactttgctttgaaaactgaaagtaaatcggctatttgattataagtgtcgttgacctaaacccgagtcaactgtggatgacacacccacctttaaccatggttctatcgttactatcattgtttataccgccgtatcaaaatcactgatgtataaagtgtgaagaataaagaagtgattcgtatgtttttatttcaagactgtattgcttgaggacaagcaacgttcaagtgtggggatatttgatagtgctccaaatgaacatatatttagtatcaatatccttccaatatgtaaagttttcagttgcaattgttctatttacaagtgatattcggttaaataataaaaggtgaagacaaaagatagattcgacgaattgaagacgcaaacaaccaaaaagctcaaaagtacaaaatacaatcaaagaggttccaattattgataagaaacgtctcagaattacaagagtacaagattcaaaacgcaaagtacaagatattaaattgtacgcaaggacgttcgaaaattcggaaccgggacatgagtctactctcaatgCGCGacacaacggtgcaaaaattacaagtcaactatgcacataaataaaatataatatttaaataattcttaaaattatttatatattatattattattatttaataacgtcgacaagcaaggttccaaaattgtgtgagctggattttcaaactccacgactcgcggagtttgcaggcttaaaactccacgactcgcggagctgcaaaaatcagaaatgcctataaaaggccatgcattctgccgagtttaaaaatataataaataataataataatactctgtaataaataaataaataaataaataaataaatatagtatagggtagttttttattagattagttcgggttatgtaaaggttattttacgggtttttgaagtcgaaattctgtccgtataacactacgcgataaatactcaatgtaagttatgttctcctttttaaattaatgtctcgtacttaagttattattatgcttatttgagccaaagtaatcatgatgttggactaaatattaaagataggggtaattgagctttgtaccataattggggtttggacaaaagaacgacacttgtggaaattagactatgggctattaatgggctttatatttgtttaactaaatgatagtttgttaattttaatataaagatttacaattggacgtccctataaataaccatatacactcgatcggacacgatgggcggggtatttatatgtacgaataatagttcattcaaccggacacgggaatggattaatagtctatagaattattaaaacaggggtgaaattatgtacaaggacacttgacataattgataacaaaatattaaaaccttgggttacacgcagtcgatatcctggtgtaattattaaacaaagtattaagaccttgttacagtttaagtccccaattagttggaatatttaacttcgggtataaggataatttgacgaggacactcgcactttatatttatgactgatggactgttatggacaaaaatcacacggacatattaaataatccaggacaaagaacaattaactcatgggaataaactaaaaatcaacacgtcaaacatcatgattacggaagtttaaataagcataatatattttatttcatatttcctcgtacttttatttattgtcattttaattattgttatttattttatattgttagttaaatatcgtcatttactttacgcttcgcttaaaatataaaatcgacaaaccggtcattaaacggtaaaacccccttttatatattattaatataatatattttgtacgaatataattgtttaaaatatagtgtgaaataagccatctccctgtggaacgaaccggacttactaaaaactatactactctacgattaggtacactgcctatagtgttgtagcaaagtttaggtatatccaatatgtaaataaaataattaaaacttgtgtaatatttcgtcgtatttcgtatttaaattaatactatttcgtacaccccgctgcagacATCAATCTGGTAAATTGTTTAACCTGATCTTTTGTTTTATTCTGTTTAGTAGCTTCGTCATCGAACGTACTTATTTTACTTCTTCGAAATCATATCGACTAAATAAGAATTAGATCGGCCATGTTATTTGGTTTGAGGTTTTTACATTTGATTGATTTAGTTTCAGGTTTTAATTAAGATTACGAATTACCAATATGGCACATTTTCTTATGAAGATGACTGAATTTAGGGAAAAAGATAGTAAAATGACGATAATACCCTAATGCGCATCACACATCAGGTTACTTAACAGAACTTAACTAACGTCTGTCATGTATAGGTAGCAAATACGTAATAAACCTAAACATTGGGGGCATCCagggcaaaaaaaaaataaaaaatctaagGCTCATCCGTGTAATTTGTACCAAACGTTAGAGACCAACCGCATATTGtctttttataattattttatgtgACTCTTGCAAGCCCGGCCATGGCTATGGGCAGCCCGGGCGACGGCCTATGGCATCAACAATGAAGGGGGCATCACGAGACTTTAAATCTGAAACATTTATATTTTTTAAAGTGTACGAAAATTAGTTTGAGAAATTTTAGCTACGAACCTTTTTGTGTTGCAGGTTTTGGTTGGGTAGATGACCACTGTGGTCCATATTGTTTAAAATTATTTTGAGAAATTTTGAGAAATTTTAGCCCCATATTGTTTAAAAGTAACTCTTTTAGTCCCTAATGTTTTTTTCTACCACCCCACATATCTTGACTAGGTCCAATCCTTTAAGAATATGTTTATTTGTTAATTAGGGGTATATTTTTTCGGTTCGGCCAGGGCATTAGATTTGTCAGGACCGGCCCTAaacacttttattaatatataacttTGATCAGGGTCGTCTTAAAAAATTTAAATGACTTGGGTGAAAATAAAAATAGACTCGTATACACATTAATTTTTTATTTATGCAAATGTCTTATCAAAGTCTTTTATTCTATGAGTGATGATATTTTAAACAATATATTTGATAAATACATTCACTTTATGCATTGACAGATTGTACTGTACAATCTGACAATGCATAAAATGACTGGATTTATAAAATACATTGTTGGAAATATCACTACCCCTCAAATATATGTCATCTAGCACTTTTTTAAATTTAATTGAATGAttttgagaatatatatatatatatatatatatatatatatatatatatatatatatatatatatatatatatatatatatatatatatatatatatatattgaagatatTCAGAGAGAACTAAGGGTGGGAAAGAACCGATAAAACTCACAAATTGATTAGTTCAATCTGCACACATTTTGACTCAATCTACACACAGTCGTTCTAAATTATTAGCCCTGATCAGTTGGCTACCCGATCCTGGCCGAAGACAGCCTCTTATTTTGGTACATATGAAATTTCTCCATCAATGTTTTATAAACGCATTTCATTTTTAACCGTACTTTTTAACTGTTAACAATATTTGTTTTTGGCTGAATGGAGTAATGGAGTAATAAAACACTCATATATCCTAATTATTTTcttacaacacataaattacacttACATACTTCATATATAGAACAAGATAAACAAGTTATTCTATTTAATTCAATCGTAAAATACCACAAACCGAACACATACAATAAAATTATTCAACGATCGATCGAATGCCACATATAACGCTTAATATAAAAGCATTCGTCAAATCAGTTGTAGTTCTATTCTTTAGAGTCTCCATAATGGAGGACATAAAAATCCATTTCCATGGTCGATTAGACATTCGGAACAAACTTATATGTTTTCATGATTGCATAACCACGTGAAAATCGAAAAACCCCAGACCCACCCACAATCGGCATTTTTCTTTTAgggcagtggcggaacttgaaacgTTTTGTCGAGGGGGCGAAGCCATTATCCTATAATCATATTTTGGTGTACTTctttaaatacaaatataaaatGGAACTATCATTATAAACATATAAAAACATGAAATGTATTTTTctattaatcaattgaaattatcaGTCAACATTAGAAATAATTTATATGGAGTATTAACGATGATCAAGAAGTATATCAGTATATGGTACTGGTACCGCAAGGCTCTATGACTTCCTAATGGTTAGGGTTATATTCATTaattacatattttggaatcaaacttCCATACTAAAACGAAGATattgttttatatttaatttaataaaattacATAACATGGCATTGTATATTCTTGAAAAAACACTCAACAATAAAAAAGacttgaaaataataatatattgaCCAAATATAAGATAAGAAAACTCAATTAATTGATTGctcagcttttaaaaaaaaaattaattgattGCTCTAGGTCATACATAGTACTCCGTATTTCATATTTATGTTTGACCATGTTTGTGTTTTCATATTATCTTGAGAGGGGATAATACAGAGACATATATATTTTTTACCACATTTAATAGGAAAAAACAAGTTACAACAAAAATGCTAGTAGGGGCAACCACCCCCTTTTGTCTTAGAAAAAATCCGCCCCTGTTTTAGGGTACGCAACGTGGTTTCTCCCTAATAAACTCAACGTACTACCATTGTATTCCCCTTCAGTAAACTTGAAAATTATAGCCATAACAAACGTAACATTACTTTGATCGGCAGCCACATGCATCCCTTGAGCTCGTCCCACAATCTTAGAGTTTAGTCCTGGACTAAAAGTTAAAGCATCATCAAGAACCGAAACAGCACCAAAGAAGGAGTTTGTGGTGTTGTCAACTGCCTTAACTACCGTTACCTTGGTAATATTATCACCACCAGTTACGTCATGCCAGTACAAGTGAATGTGTGTTAGCTTTTCTTTTTTTAAGTGAAGTGATTTTGGTGACAAACTTATTGCGAATTGTTTAGATTCGCCTTCATTGAGAAGTGatgtaagacctaaatatttattgtacataatgtatttatggtgtacgatgcgtgtatgaagtgtacgaagcatgtacgtgttgcttgctcgaacgtcgaaggagactggacgttgtctgaagtgacaaggtgtgtacgtatcttttcaaccccaaataaactttgtgttgatgtttcaaaggcttaccattggaaagaaaatcttattacgtttccaacgatatttgatacatcgaaaacggagctacggtcaaaaagttatggccaaaacaagttactgaaaactgacctgaaggttggagcggcgctccaccttatggagcggcgctccgaatgcgtctgatgcaattttcagcatttttaaagtgtttaaatgaggggtactttagtcttttcacttggggtcggtttagggtcatcaaaactgatccattgatcatttttatcctcatttcacccacacaaacactttcatcaaACTCTATAGGGAGAAAcccattttagtgagagagagagagctccaattggagaagaagaagagtgtttcgggtcaaacttcaagtattaaagttgttcatctcgtcaacggcatcattttggcggtattggtaagttcaaactccgaattttatttgttagatttgatattcaagttagggtttgagattgctagttgtaaaacccatttagttgatgaagagggtttatggaaacttgttattttgatgtttggcgggttttgggttggttaatgatttaaccatgtttaagacttgtaaatggtgtataatcactagtattagcgattattgatgttttggagaccattagggttcttgtggttgactaattttgactagagtcaaaattagggtttgttgatgattatgacccaattgtcgatttaataaggtttataaacttaaaatggattaagttgaggtataaaaccgagttaaatatgttttggtgtcaaaacttgctaatggcgcgatgttgactccttatgggtcaaaattagggtttaagtgtcattttgggaaagataggtgtttaacacctatgattgggtttaattggcgtattaggaccattctcacttgtgttaatgattattggttaattttggactcggtttgtacttggaagtgcatttgggtcgaaattgcaccaagtgtcaattgggttggtttgtaagtcaaccctaattgtgttacttgttatgtgataaatggaataggtacattccatcggcgattgaggattttggtttggcatccatcaagacttcaaggtgagtgttaatatcctatgtgcatatgtatgtgtaggatgggtgcgggtcgggtgaagtgattctcggctatagagctcacttcacatataggtggttttgatggacttgtgtataggtccaattggcacggttgtgcgttttggttgatcacctttggcgaagtacacatttggtgtgtacactattgtaacaccggccatttttttttttttaatacacagcggaagactttaataataaacacaatataagtcacgtcattacattagaccgtataattaagtttaagcttacacaacagtgttacgttattacaaaacattatttaaacaaaagtccacatcagagtagggttgtcaaacatgtcttctgcatcaatacccatcccgactagcagtacctaaacctgcaaagggggaaacatgtgggggattagcgcaccgctaagtgaatggaatctatctaacagatatagcttaatccacacacaagctatattctgacaacaacacttgctaactaccaactagcatacaataagacaatacgaggatcggcggcttgtacgagcacacgactctcagctgatcgggtttgagtctaccgatagtccctgctactcaattcacagtatagttatccagatgcaggggatgcatcattcacactatactccacaataagtagcctatggacccaacctccccttggcacggttgacctcatagggactctaacctctcctaggcacggtctcgagtccccagtctccctaggcccgactggtgccattcacacagtgtacacataattcacatacaacatcagacaAATGAcattattctatcatagcaattcctacactatgcatggtaaaagagtcaaccacagtagcatgatatgctacttaaactctatccgtaggtagacccactcaccaattaccagcaactgctcagttattatttctgagcttcctccttgaccttatctcctgagaacagcaaaaaccaagttagaatagtgttcccatcaagactagacacactgacagcgaattatagcaaattagtaaaaaaaatgcgtccgctaaaattttcatgcttaacacttgtgcactttcaaaatttacatcctgaacaccaaaatacaaacgaactttcaaaatttacatcctgaacaccaaaatacaaacgagcagcataacggctagaaaaaggcactttggtaaaacattctgccctggacacacagtcggtcgactgtctcctcaatcggtcgactgacgtagacagtcggtcgaatgttgacacaaccggtcgactgaattACCCAATCGGTCGACTTGtttggtatatccacaatcggccgaaagtcaaactcagtcggtcggttcactcgccagtcggtcgactgtcgaccgacagtcgacagactgtgttcatcatctgcaaattctgaacacaacctacggacttcaagctaaattcaccaaaactcgatctagagctcgttttcgacaccaaaacttaccacaactcaattactacatgttatagactataaacccacaaagttttgaccataacaacatcaaatccatggattttgacccaaaatcaagcttttttacaaaacacacacaaaaccatgaatttaacaacgaattgaacacaaaaacacatgttacttaccttgatagactcagtaatctgtaagaaataaaatggtatgaacaatttgagctctagaacacaatttaggaatctagggttagaGATAGGAGATGAAGTGGGTACAGTTTGGTTTAGGAAATTTCTAGAGGGAGGAAGAAAATGAGAGGAAAGGGCAGCAcaatacacttatttggggttaaaaccccataccccacaacacacgggtatttatcagttatctgatatctttcgtacaagattaggtaacccaaacgaggtccaattgaaataaacaaacctgttctgggacccttgtcacaaactggtcacaacacaattatattaaaacactaataaaataattaaaataaaaagcacttaagactaagcacaaaccctatggGCAAAAATAGtctacttacaactagcccgggtttcagtctattACAacaatcacacgtggttgtgatgtggatgatataaccccaatggcgaagggttttgatgttgagaagtgagtcgcatgtagttcagattcacgatgacgcgtgtagttcggtcatcttattgaggtagtaatctcgtgtggtttcggattactaaggctcatgtagttcggctaacctcgatgttgtcttattgaagatagtaatctcgtgtggtttcggattactaaggctcgtgtagttcggccaatcttcattgtggtgtttggtattcggtaatgggttaaggggttaaccttattcgtttatatattgttatatatatattgttgtattgtcgtgatgtagctaaccctctgggtgtagcttcttggcattgttcacatcgtcgttggtgaacttatgtttgttaatgcatatttagcttgttgcttagtgaaagtacggtatgcttagactagcttacttttatgcttggatgctccggtatgcggtatttgtttaattgtgtggcgtgtcctttttatgcatatatatgtatgtagtatattatcactcactaagctttagcttaccctctcgttgttgacttttttttatagatttgcatcgatgcggtggctcgggtaagcgcggggactagtggacttgcgtagttgctttagaggcatgcttttggattcgattaggattgggtagcgtatccccaatcgccatgctcggcttttattttgtgtttaaagtcatggggtcgaaacttgtaccttgtacttaaagggtaatttgtgcATATGTGGGCCCGAAGTTGTAAGACTCACTTTAGTATTGAAACGTGTTAtttttaactattataatgtgttgtgaaaagcatttggtccAAAAGTGTCGGGATGTATTAGATCTTTTTGAGTGAAAATGACAATTGGGACAGCAGGAATCGGAGCGGCGTGCCCCTATATGGAGCTGCGCTCCATATGCCTGTAAATCTgatttttgaattaaaaaaaaatctaagcgtgttttcggttggataatgggttgagttgttacaagtggtatcagagcatggtctaagggatttaggtgacttgagataagtgcctagacttagacatAAAATGTGTGCTTaattttgtgcgggacttgtaggttttCGGGTTGGAATGGGTTATACTTAGTGCCCTGTTTGTAGgaggactaacatttatattaatatgcggatattattaatatattattgtgttgtgataataattctcgcgtgtgtttatatcgcgtagaattttgtttgtgtttgtttatatcatcgagcgaggcagtcgttgtactaacgagttgatgcggcgtatgtgcgcgtaataaggacttgcaaaccttattacgggtgcaaatcgtgtctaacaagtgatgtacgacgagtgtttagcaagatggggcggtattgtgtgtgtgtttTATACGTCCGTGATCTAATcgatttgcattccttagaatggcgatgggaaacgggatcgagacgaacgatttggagtttaacgctatagTTTCGGCCGTCGTTGCGGAGCAATTGGGtacgttacgagaagaaatggataggaagtattacgAATTTCGggatagtagtgaaatggagcgttgtcttaagagcttcataaggactaaacccccgatgtatgatggaaaACCGGATCATTTGGTAAGCACTACAtggatctcagatgtcgaagggtgttttcgcactattgaatgccctcccgagaaaaggacgagactcgctactagtttgttgcggggtagggcgagggattggttggatggtaagattgatcttgtcggtggcgaaacgtttatggctttatcgtaggacgaatttaaggaggaattctttgaggagttccagaattcagccgatttgtgggagttgcgtaatgagttgcgaaatttgcgacaaggatctatggatttgaatactctcaagacgacctttatggcgaaggctcatttttgcccggagtatttgagcaatgatcgtatgttgatggaggattactatcggaccttgaatgatgacttga
This genomic stretch from Rutidosis leptorrhynchoides isolate AG116_Rl617_1_P2 chromosome 11, CSIRO_AGI_Rlap_v1, whole genome shotgun sequence harbors:
- the LOC139875890 gene encoding dirigent protein 20-like, whose translation is MYNKYLGLTSLLNEGESKQFAISLSPKSLHLKKEKLTHIHLYWHDVTGGDNITKVTVVKAVDNTTNSFFGAVSVLDDALTFSPGLNSKIVGRAQGMHVAADQSNVTFVMAIIFKFTEGEYNGSTLSLLGRNHVFRHCPKRKMPIVGGSGVFRFSRGYAIMKTYKFVPNV